The following are encoded together in the Glycine max cultivar Williams 82 chromosome 8, Glycine_max_v4.0, whole genome shotgun sequence genome:
- the LOC100782327 gene encoding disease resistance protein RPM1, which yields MAETAVSLLFDHLVKLLSEETTILKNVHKEVEGIKDQLSLINSYIRDAEKKQQKDAVKEWLNSLRNVAFRMEDVVDHYLLKVAERGQRDGAFGVVTEVKEKFKTVTHRHDIASEIKHVRETLDSLCSLRKGLGLQLSASAPNHATLRLDAYFVEESQLVGIDRKKRELTNWLTEKEGPVKVVVGPGGIGKTAIVKNVYNMQEQVSLQKKGTSYFEFCAWITMSGPQVDDHNMLIIRQIIENILEKDPGASATLQKETTAIHSLIRKVREYLKDKRYLIVFDDVHSSKFWNVIKHALTPNRSKSSKVIITTRDENVAKFIGSDDVYKVEPLSQSDALKLFCHKVFQSEKVENPELNALSQEFVEKSDGVPVAIVTFAGLLATTSKTTTKWRMVLNKLDSLLQRNSLFDSMKEVMLESYHDLPSHLKRCFLYFGIFPEGYSISCMRLVRLWVAEGFVEKRDDTSMEELAKEYLTELIRRCLVHLSRVDFDGRPKSCHVYDLMHKLIARICEEQMFCQVMKDKTAPSSSNSNLDSSLPRRLSIIKSWDAAAMKRAEKWEKVRSCFVFDDAKKWLVTKELFSSFELLSQLDLSNARLDNLPKKVGNLFNLKYLSLRNTNIKSIPESIGNLERLQTLDLKRTQVDVLPKKIKNLVKLRHLLAYFIYNQNSGLDRLQGVKVNEGLKNLTSLQKLSFLDASDGSVIEELKQLEKLRKLGIIKLREEYGEELCKVIEKMDHLCSLSIGAMGNDDGNHGMLQLKSIRNPPSSLQRLYLYGRLERLPSWISKVPNLIRLCLRWSILKEDPLPYLKDLSELSYLEFYDAYGGDELHFKNGWLKRLKVLCLESLPKLKTIKIDEGAIPLLAELKIGKCHEMVKVPRDIQNLTSLQKLYLYDMHEQYINRMVDTQSEDYKIINKIPLVEYSKDDHFSLY from the exons ATGGCTGAAACTGCAGTGTCCCTTCTATTCGACCATTTGGTGAAGTTACTGAGTGAGGAAACAACAATCTTAAAAAATGTGCACAAGGAGGTTGAGGGCATCAAGGATCAGCTAAGCCTAATAAACTCTTACATAAGGGATGCAGAAAAGAAGCAGCAGAAAGATGCTGTCAAAGAATGGTTGAATTCATTGAGGAATGTGGCGTTTCGCATGGAGGATGTGGTTGATCACTATTTGCTCAAAGTGGCAGAGCGTGGTCAAAGAGATGGGGCTTTTGGTGTAGTTACTGAAgtcaaggagaagttcaaaacTGTAACACATCGTCATGATATTGCATCTGAGATTAAACATGTAAGAGAAACTCTAGATAGTCTCTGCAGTCTCAGAAAAGGCTTGGGACTCCAACTATCTGCTAGTGCTCCTAATCATGCAACTCTAAG GTTAGATGCTTATTTTGTCGAGGAATCTCAACTTGTTGGTATTGATCGTAAGAAGCGAGAGCTCACAAATTGGCTAACAGAAAAGGAGGGTCCAGTGAAGGTGGTGGTTGGCCCAGGAGGGATAG GTAAAACGGCAATTGTGAAGAATGTGTACAACATGCAAGAGCAGGTAAGCCTTCAGAAGAAGGGAACAAGCTATTTCGAGTTTTGTGCATGGATAACCATGTCTGGGCCTCAAGTTGATGATCATAATATGCTGATAATAAGGCAGATTATAGAAAATATACTCGAGAAGGACCCCGGTGCATCAGCTACATTGCAGAAGGAAACAACAGCTATACACTCTCTTATAAGAAAAGTAAGAGAATACTTAAAAGATAAGAGGTACCTCATTGTGTTTGATGATGTGCATAGTTCAAAATTTTGGAATGTTATCAAGCATGCCCTAACTCCAAACAGAAGCAAAAGCAGTAAGGTTATTATCACTACACGAGATGAAAATGTTGCAAAATTTATTGGAAGTGATGATGTATATAAAGTAGAACCTCTGTCTCAAAGTGATGCTTTGAAGCTCTTTTGTCACAAGGTATTTCAATCTGAGAAAGTAGAAAACCCTGAATTGAATGCTTTGTCCCAAGAGTTTGTGGAGAAAAGTGATGGGGTGCCAGTGGCTATTGTGACTTTTGCTGGTCTCCTAGCAACAACGAGTAAAACTACCACTAAATGGAGAATGGTACTCAACAAACTCGACTCACTATTACAAAGAAACTCTCTTTTTGACAGTATGAAAGAAGTGATGTTAGAAAGTTACCATGATCTTCCTTCCCACCTCAAGAGGTGTTTCTTGTACTTTGGCATTTTCCCTGAGGGCTACTCCATTAGTTGCATGAGACTCGTTCGTTTGTGGGTAGCTGAGGGTTTTGTAGAGAAAAGAGATGATACATCAATGGAGGAATTGGCAAAAGAATACTTAACTGAGCTTATCCGTAGATGCTTGGTTCATCTTTCAAGGGTCGATTTTGATGGAAGACCCAAAAGTTGTCACGTGTATGACCTCATGCATAAGTTAATAGCCAGGATTTGTGAGGAGCAAATGTTTTGTCAAGTAATGAAAGATAAAACCGCACCATCATCATCTAACTCCAACTTGGATTCATCACTTCCTAGACGcttatcaataataaaaagcTGGGATGCTGCTGCCATGAAAAGAGCTGAAAAGTGGGAGAAGGTTCggtcttgttttgtttttgatgatgccaagaaGTGGCTGGTGACAAAAGAATTATTCTCAAGTTTTGAGCTTTTGAGTCAATTAGACTTGTCTAATGCACGCCTTGATAATCTTCCTAAAAAAGTTGGGAATCTATTCAACTTGAAATACTTGAGCCTGAGGAACACCAACATCAAGTCAATTCCAGAATCCATTGGCAACCTAGAGAGGTTGCAAACTCTAGACCTAAAGCGAACTCAAGTGGATGTACTACCAAAGAAGATTAAGAACCTTGTCAAGTTGCGTCATCTCCttgcttattttatatataatcaaaattcCGGTTTGGACCGCTTACAAGGAGTGAAGGTAAATGAAGGGCTTAAAAATCTAACATCATTGCAGAAACTTTCTTTTTTGGATGCAAGTGATGGTAGCGTAATAGAGGAACTGAAACAACTAGAGAAATTAAGGAAGCTGGGGATTATAAAGCTAAGAGAAGAATATGGTGAAGAATTATGCAAGGTTATTGAGAAAATGGATCATCTATGTTCCTTAAGCATTGGGGCTATGGGAAATGATGATGGCAATCATGGCATGCTTCAGTTGAAATCTATAAGGAATCCTCCATCGTCCCTTCAACGCCTTTACCTATATGGGCGTTTAGAAAGGCTTCCAAGTTGGATATCAAAAGTTCCAAATCTTATCAGATTATGCTTGAGGTGGTCTATTCTAAAGGAAGATCCATTGCCTTACCTTAAAGACTTGTCAGAATTGTCGTACCTTGAGTTCTATGATGCTTATGGTGGTGATGAGTTGCATTTCAAGAATGGATGGTTGAAGAGACTAAAGGTTTTGTGCCTTGAGTCCTTGCCAAAGTTGAAGACCATAAAGATTGATGAAGGAGCAATTCCTCTTCTTGCAGAGTTGAAGATAGGGAAATGCCATGAAATGGTGAAGGTTCCCAGAGATATACAGAACTTGACAAGTCTTCAAAAGCTTTATCTCTATGATATGCATGAACAATATATTAATCGAATGGTTGATACTCAAAGTGAAGACTACAAGATTATTAACAAAATACCTCTTGTGGAATACTCCAAAGATGACCATTTTTCATTATactga